One part of the Saprospiraceae bacterium genome encodes these proteins:
- a CDS encoding amidohydrolase, which translates to MNKIIFIGVLLLSQCKVEQKADSIFYNGEIYTADAQDAVYEAVAIKDGLILQTGKNEDVLKRKGNQTQLTNLEGQFVMPGLIEGHGHFLSMGSNLVNLNLLETKSWNEILAKVQEKVSKEKPGTWIEGRGWHQEKWIESPGLTVSGYPYHEKLSQLSPENPVILYHASGHALIANLKAMQLAHISNETTSPKGGRIIKDAQGKLTGIFEENAMDLINIPYQEIKSKIPQEEKNKLLSNQAELATNQCIRFGITSFQDAGSSWEEIQFLKSACNNGLIKNRLYVMLYDQFETILKDIQQLPIALDHKKNFSCHAVKAYLDGALGSYGAWLTEAYEDKIDFHGQNTMPVADLDKLAQHCFAKNLQLCVHGIGDKGNHEILNTFEKYLKNNTKDIRWRIEHAQHLDPLDIKRFKELSVIASIQAIHCTSDAPFVVKRLGVKRAKEGAYAWRSLLNAGALLANGTDCPVESINPFECMYAAVTRKRLDNGYEFFPEQKMTRMEALRSYTIWNAFAAKEEFIKGSLEANKLADFIILDRNLITCTDIELATTKVRQVFISGKTVYTH; encoded by the coding sequence ATGAATAAGATAATTTTTATTGGGGTCCTTCTGCTAAGTCAATGCAAGGTAGAGCAAAAAGCCGATAGTATCTTTTATAATGGCGAAATATATACTGCAGATGCTCAAGATGCAGTTTATGAAGCAGTTGCGATTAAAGATGGGTTGATTTTACAAACTGGGAAAAATGAGGATGTTTTAAAAAGGAAAGGAAATCAAACGCAATTGACAAATTTAGAAGGACAATTTGTAATGCCTGGCCTCATAGAAGGACATGGCCATTTCTTAAGCATGGGTTCGAATCTGGTGAATCTAAATTTATTGGAAACAAAATCCTGGAATGAAATCTTAGCGAAAGTTCAAGAGAAGGTTTCTAAAGAAAAACCAGGAACCTGGATTGAAGGTCGTGGTTGGCATCAAGAAAAATGGATAGAAAGTCCAGGATTAACTGTTTCAGGATATCCTTACCATGAAAAATTAAGTCAGTTAAGCCCTGAAAATCCTGTCATTTTATATCATGCAAGTGGACATGCACTCATTGCCAATTTAAAAGCCATGCAACTTGCACATATTTCAAATGAAACTACATCCCCTAAAGGCGGTCGGATTATAAAAGATGCTCAAGGAAAGTTAACTGGAATTTTTGAAGAAAACGCAATGGATTTAATCAACATTCCATATCAAGAAATAAAATCAAAAATACCCCAAGAAGAAAAAAATAAATTATTAAGTAACCAGGCTGAACTAGCTACCAACCAATGTATTCGATTTGGCATTACCAGCTTTCAGGATGCGGGAAGTAGCTGGGAAGAAATTCAGTTTTTAAAATCTGCCTGCAACAATGGTTTAATAAAAAATCGATTATATGTTATGTTGTATGATCAATTTGAAACGATCTTAAAAGATATTCAACAACTGCCTATAGCATTAGATCATAAAAAAAACTTTAGCTGTCATGCTGTTAAAGCTTACTTAGATGGTGCACTTGGTAGTTATGGCGCGTGGCTTACAGAAGCTTATGAAGACAAAATTGATTTTCATGGTCAAAATACAATGCCTGTTGCCGACCTTGATAAATTAGCACAACACTGTTTTGCAAAAAATCTTCAATTATGTGTTCATGGAATTGGGGATAAAGGAAATCATGAAATATTAAACACCTTTGAAAAATATTTAAAGAATAATACAAAAGATATCAGATGGAGAATTGAACACGCACAACATTTAGACCCGCTTGATATTAAACGTTTCAAAGAATTATCGGTAATTGCTTCTATACAAGCCATCCATTGCACCTCAGACGCTCCCTTTGTAGTAAAACGATTAGGCGTTAAAAGGGCAAAAGAAGGAGCTTATGCCTGGAGATCCTTGTTGAATGCAGGTGCATTGCTAGCAAATGGCACGGATTGTCCTGTTGAATCGATAAATCCCTTCGAATGTATGTATGCAGCTGTCACCAGAAAAAGGTTAGACAATGGATATGAATTTTTTCCAGAGCAAAAAATGACCCGAATGGAAGCGCTTCGATCTTATACAATTTGGAATGCCTTTGCTGCAAAAGAAGAATTCATTAAAGGCAGTTTAGAAGCTAATAAATTGGCAGACTTCATAATTCTGGACAGAAATTTAATAACTTGCACAGATATCGAACTTGCAACTACCAAAGTAAGGCAGGTATTTATTTCTGGTAAAACTGTTTACACTCATTAG
- a CDS encoding polyprenyl synthetase family protein, with product MANVRSIEELLKSFQDFMSYISWNKVPTELYQPVDYMMSLGGKRIRPLALIFVSEILEGNKQAALKAAYGLELFHNFTLVHDDIMDHADIRRTKPTVHKKFGVNEAILSGDVMLIESLSFIKEAESQIGSNYLMKLFLKTAREVCEGQSMDMAFENKQIIQMQDYLEMIRLKTAVLLACSFQMSAYIANRSELALALYEVGICVGQAFQLEDDWLDYYSEHEDFGKVKGGDLLRGKKSGLILELLEAMDTSEKKDFLKWYPSESQNDNFMDRIHLVFNEFEVKDMLRARIEAFKQKAFTKIQTMKLSKEQSTLLTEFVNGILNRSF from the coding sequence ATGGCAAATGTAAGGTCAATAGAAGAGTTGCTCAAATCATTTCAAGATTTTATGTCCTATATAAGTTGGAATAAAGTTCCAACAGAGTTGTACCAACCCGTAGATTATATGATGTCTCTTGGTGGAAAACGGATACGTCCACTTGCGTTGATTTTTGTTTCGGAAATTTTGGAAGGCAATAAACAAGCTGCATTGAAAGCAGCTTACGGACTAGAATTATTTCATAATTTCACCTTAGTGCATGACGATATCATGGATCATGCAGATATTAGACGAACCAAACCGACAGTTCATAAGAAGTTTGGAGTTAATGAAGCTATTTTGTCAGGTGATGTTATGCTCATAGAAAGTTTGAGTTTTATTAAAGAAGCTGAATCTCAAATCGGCTCCAATTATTTGATGAAATTATTTTTGAAAACGGCCCGGGAAGTATGTGAAGGTCAATCTATGGATATGGCATTTGAAAATAAGCAAATAATTCAAATGCAGGACTATTTAGAAATGATTCGTTTAAAAACCGCAGTTTTACTTGCCTGTAGTTTTCAAATGTCAGCATATATTGCCAATCGAAGTGAACTTGCATTAGCATTGTATGAGGTTGGAATTTGTGTAGGACAAGCTTTTCAATTAGAGGATGATTGGTTGGATTATTATTCTGAGCATGAAGATTTTGGAAAAGTCAAAGGGGGTGACCTTTTACGCGGAAAAAAGTCCGGGCTAATTTTAGAATTATTAGAAGCAATGGATACCTCTGAAAAGAAAGATTTTCTAAAATGGTATCCTTCAGAAAGCCAGAATGACAACTTTATGGATAGAATTCATTTGGTATTTAATGAATTTGAAGTAAAGGATATGTTGAGAGCGCGTATTGAAGCATTTAAACAGAAAGCGTTTACAAAAATTCAAACCATGAAGTTATCTAAAGAACAATCGACTTTGTTAACAGAATTCGTCAATGGAATTTTAAATAGGAGCTTTTAA
- a CDS encoding sulfatase-like hydrolase/transferase, protein MKLIQKIQAQYIKYFLVAFAINLVFRIVETIQVYLKFKPANLLISECFGLMRDIFLIGLILVLFYPLYNLLHKKWPHSGKLLCWFIIGVFVFLHIAISEYFFYQLRPLDIFVFKHRPEEMAFSINTAGLNVLLPAFIKFILILLVYFLLALIAERITISSNWTRRIVFAFSINSILFLSLYFFVKLPVSSNLSVNKSTFIYTNILLDWYKKAFGPDMLKMSFQYQTEFPDKKYISPTYPFLHQFETQNKLSDYLEYCPDTPNLVILIVEGLADDYLHPINGIRFMPYLDSLSQNSLYWDRFFSNSERSFGATPSINGSLPFGNIGFALLDHYPYHFSFVNVLKENQFFTSFYYGQGAWFHGKEPFYKFNNIDLILDKYKYSSKLEKVFIGAENHFWGYNDFDLFKQYFITTDSLQQKQRLDIFFTGTSHAPFALKYPAHYHQKLDFEIHQLKTQEEKDYFEKYRSYYASLYNVDDALKFFMNQFSKRPEFRNTLFIITGDHPMTEIPTDSPLKKYHVPLLIYSPLLKKGLSFHEAATHLDLYETILAYYKLHSNLKVPDYSTALGNGLKFNEVLDNDNYFGLMNDNRQIDEFFYKGYFIANDNTLYKVGPKLELKEVYDIKNWDIIHKKLTCYRAASLNASLYHKLMPDSIYFDFFKYRILAEIKRTEKFTLAENEYSIFEKIKLESNQMFFDLKFQRLEHFNFTPQCVIRIYNKDHKAVHEQVYEFKSNQQACQIHIPISIPTKLENGYFIQAALRNKEKHGFEISELEAKLYSK, encoded by the coding sequence TTGAAACTAATCCAAAAAATACAAGCCCAATACATTAAATATTTCCTGGTTGCATTTGCCATCAACCTCGTGTTCAGAATTGTTGAAACGATTCAGGTATATCTTAAATTCAAACCTGCGAATTTATTAATTTCTGAATGTTTCGGGCTCATGCGGGATATATTTCTAATTGGATTGATACTCGTATTATTTTATCCACTCTATAATTTATTACATAAAAAATGGCCTCATTCAGGTAAACTTCTTTGTTGGTTTATAATTGGGGTGTTCGTATTCCTCCATATTGCAATTTCAGAATATTTTTTTTATCAACTCAGGCCTCTGGATATTTTTGTATTTAAACACAGGCCTGAAGAAATGGCCTTTTCAATAAATACTGCTGGATTAAATGTACTCTTGCCAGCATTTATCAAATTCATTTTAATTCTATTAGTCTATTTTCTGCTTGCATTAATAGCCGAGCGCATTACTATTTCAAGTAATTGGACGCGGCGTATCGTTTTTGCTTTCAGTATAAATTCAATCCTATTTCTGTCTCTTTACTTTTTTGTGAAGCTACCTGTTTCGTCAAACCTTTCCGTTAATAAATCAACTTTTATCTATACTAATATCCTTCTAGATTGGTATAAAAAAGCATTTGGTCCCGATATGCTAAAAATGTCATTCCAATATCAAACTGAATTTCCCGATAAAAAATATATCTCCCCAACCTATCCATTTTTACACCAATTTGAAACTCAAAATAAATTATCTGATTACCTTGAATATTGTCCTGATACTCCGAATCTTGTCATCTTAATAGTAGAAGGACTTGCGGACGATTACCTACACCCGATTAACGGCATAAGATTTATGCCCTATCTAGATAGTTTATCACAAAATAGTTTGTATTGGGATCGGTTTTTTAGCAATTCAGAGCGTTCGTTTGGGGCCACCCCTTCCATTAATGGATCACTGCCTTTTGGTAATATCGGGTTTGCACTTTTAGATCATTATCCCTATCATTTTTCGTTTGTAAATGTTTTGAAAGAAAATCAGTTCTTTACAAGTTTCTATTATGGTCAAGGTGCCTGGTTTCATGGTAAAGAACCTTTTTATAAATTTAATAATATCGATTTGATTCTCGATAAATATAAATATAGTTCCAAACTCGAGAAAGTTTTTATTGGAGCTGAAAATCACTTTTGGGGTTACAATGATTTTGATTTATTTAAACAATATTTCATTACTACAGACTCACTTCAACAAAAGCAACGTCTTGATATTTTTTTCACCGGCACATCGCACGCTCCTTTTGCACTTAAATATCCAGCCCACTATCATCAAAAATTGGATTTTGAAATTCATCAATTGAAAACACAAGAGGAGAAGGACTATTTTGAAAAATATAGAAGTTATTATGCATCTCTTTATAATGTAGATGATGCCCTGAAATTCTTTATGAACCAATTTTCAAAAAGACCAGAATTCAGAAATACTTTATTCATTATTACAGGGGATCATCCAATGACCGAAATTCCTACTGATTCACCTTTAAAAAAATACCATGTCCCATTACTCATTTATAGCCCATTATTAAAAAAAGGACTTAGCTTTCATGAAGCTGCAACACATCTGGATCTTTATGAAACGATATTGGCATATTATAAATTACACTCTAATTTAAAAGTTCCGGATTATAGTACAGCACTGGGTAATGGATTAAAATTCAACGAAGTATTGGATAATGATAATTATTTTGGATTGATGAATGATAATCGCCAGATAGACGAATTTTTTTACAAGGGATATTTTATTGCAAATGACAACACTTTATATAAAGTAGGTCCAAAACTTGAATTAAAAGAAGTATACGATATAAAAAATTGGGATATTATTCATAAAAAACTAACGTGCTATAGAGCAGCCAGTTTAAATGCAAGTTTGTATCATAAATTAATGCCAGATTCAATTTATTTCGACTTTTTCAAATATCGCATTTTGGCAGAAATAAAACGTACAGAAAAATTTACCTTAGCTGAAAATGAATATTCGATTTTCGAAAAGATCAAGTTAGAATCTAATCAAATGTTTTTTGATTTAAAATTTCAAAGATTAGAACATTTTAACTTCACTCCACAATGTGTGATAAGAATCTATAATAAAGATCATAAGGCAGTTCATGAACAGGTGTATGAATTTAAATCGAATCAGCAAGCATGTCAAATTCATATTCCTATTTCAATTCCTACCAAACTTGAGAATGGATATTTTATCCAAGCGGCTTTAAGAAATAAAGAAAAACATGGTTTTGAAATCTCCGAATTAGAAGCAAAATTATATTCCAAATAA
- a CDS encoding GNAT family N-acetyltransferase, whose amino-acid sequence MMNIKSQVQLRKAKPLDSKAILDLVKELALFEKAPDQVKTTESEYSDGLHSGLFQVILAEHPTLGILGMALYFPYFSTWGGKTMYLEDFIIKEEYRRYGLGSLLFEAFIQDAKNQGARKLKWQVLDWNHTAKSFYIKFNAQIISGWENGVIEF is encoded by the coding sequence ACCCCTGGATTCTAAAGCAATTTTGGACTTAGTAAAAGAATTAGCTCTTTTTGAAAAAGCGCCGGATCAAGTCAAAACTACTGAATCAGAGTATAGCGATGGATTACATTCCGGCTTGTTTCAGGTTATCTTAGCCGAACATCCTACTTTAGGGATTTTAGGAATGGCATTATATTTTCCTTATTTTTCGACTTGGGGTGGAAAAACTATGTATTTAGAAGATTTTATTATAAAAGAAGAATACCGTCGCTATGGACTCGGATCCTTACTTTTTGAAGCCTTTATCCAGGACGCTAAAAATCAAGGAGCCCGCAAACTCAAATGGCAAGTTTTGGATTGGAACCATACGGCCAAATCATTTTATATCAAGTTTAATGCTCAAATTATTTCCGGTTGGGAAAATGGAGTTATAGAATTTTAA